A single Xiphias gladius isolate SHS-SW01 ecotype Sanya breed wild chromosome 18, ASM1685928v1, whole genome shotgun sequence DNA region contains:
- the LOC120803442 gene encoding kelch repeat and BTB domain-containing protein 12-like, which yields MESEVLDSAQAEHGSLLLRQLERMRVAEDLTDVVLLAEGIPFPCHKVVLSAFSPYFQAMFTCGLKETRGGEVPLRDTPAQSLELLLDYMYRAELPLSNDNIQGVAAAAFLLHVDGAFRLCQSHMESRMDPSNCVGLYHWARDLGATGLADCALRYICHHFAQVCEEEEVLDLDAQSLGDLLGSDDLNISQEKVVLELVLRWVERRRGDSQCEAQAAQLLGRVRLELVDPGFLRKARRRNPVLLRDAECFGMIDAALQTSGLCETSAPPRPALRYGMETTDLLLCLGGVNKDGVPARRGGLADLSFCFAPYGRKAYYIPSPLRGCGGMGQITGGAVTQDNNIVVAIEAVDQHRMKRVDIYRYDNSEENSWVELCSAAYRDMYALGLVGDALYMIGGQMKVHNQYIITDSVQRWSLKRGGSWLSFAPLPLPLACHCAVSLKEHLYVLGGWTPQHQPDDEPDKLSNRVFQFDPGKDRWTECSRMKYSRYRCGTAVVNGEIYILGGIGCDGEDHGQSRRCLSSVEIYNPDTDTWRAGPTLPTSLLSLRTSASNIGAVEGKLYLCGYYKGAGRHEIITKEILELDPADNVWTVVERRAAMHDSYDVCLVANLNPRNLFTP from the exons ATGGAGTCCGAGGTGCTGGACTCTGCTCAGGCAGAGCACGGCTCGCTTCTGCTCAGGCAGCTGGAGAGGATGAGAGTGGCTGAGGACCTAACTGATGTGGTGCTGCTGGCAGAGGGGATTCCCTTTCCTTGCCACAAGGTTGTGCTGTCTGCATTTAGCCCTTACTTCCAG GCCATGTTTACATGTGGTCTGAAGGAGACCCGGGGAGGAGAGGTACCACTCAGAGACACTCCTGCTCAGAGCCTGGAGCTGCTACTGGACTACATGTACCGTGCTGAACTCCCCCTTTCCAATGACAACATCCAGGGagtggctgctgctgccttcCTGCTCCATGTAGACGGAGCCTTCAG GTTGTGTCAGAGCCACATGGAGTCCCGTATGGACCCCTCTAACTGTGTCGGTCTGTACCACTGGGCCAGAGACCTGGGGGCCACTGGTCTGGCTGACTGCGCTTTGAGATACATCTGTCACCACTTTGCACAG GTTTGTGAGGAAGAAGAAGTGCTGGACCTGGATGCCCAAAGTCTTGGGGATCTGCTTGGTTCAGATGACCTCAACATATCACAGGAGAAGGTTGTGCTGGAGCTGGTGCTGCGTTGGGTGGAGAGGCGCAGAGGGGACTCGCAGTGCGAAGCCCAGGCTGCGCAGTTACTCGGGCGTGTCCGGCTGGAGCTTGTGGACCCCGGATTCCTCCGCAAAGCCAGGAGGAGAAACCCG GTATTGCTGCGGGATGCTGAGTGCTTTGGGATGATCGATGCTGCTCTTCAGACCTCGGGTCTCTGTGAGACGTCAGCTCCACCTCGCCCAGCTCTTCGTTACGGCATGGAGACCACTGATCTGCTGCTCTGTTTGGGTGGGGTTAACAAGGATGGAGTGCCTGCCCGCCGTGGTGGACTTGCTGACCTCAGTTTTTGCTTTGCCCCCTATGGTAGGAAGGCTTACTACATCCCCTCTCCACTGAGGGGCTGTGGAGGTATGGGACAAATCACGGGGGGAGCAGTGACACAAGACAACAACATAGTGGTGGCCATAGAGGCAGTTGACCAACACAGGATGAAGAGGGTGGATATCTacag GTATGATAATTCGGAGGAGAACAGCTGGGTGGAGTTGTGCTCAGCAGCATACAGGGACATGTATGCTTTAGGGCTGGTAGGCGATGCCCTTTATATGATAGGTGGTCAGATGAAGGTCCACAATCAGTACATCATCACAGACAGCGTGCAGAGATGGTCTCTGAAGAGAGGAGGCAGCTGGCTCAGCTTCgcccctctgcctctccctttAGCTTGCCACTGTGCCGTGAGCCTGAAGGAGCATCTCTATGTGCTGGGGGGCTGGACACCACAG CATCAGCCAGATGATGAGCCTGACAAGCTGAGTAACCgtgtgtttcagtttgaccCCGGCAAGGACAGGTGGACAGAGTGTTCCAGGATGAAGTACTCCAGGTACCGCTGCGGCACGGCTGTCGTCAATGGGGAAATCTACATATTAG gTGGTATAGGATGTGATGGAGAAGACCACGGACAATCACGTCGCTGTCTGAGCTCTGTGGAGATCTATAACCCAGATACAGACACTTGGAGGGCAGGACCAACTCTGCCCACGTCCCTACTCTCCCTCCGAACCAGCGCCTCCAATATAGGAGCAGTGGAGGGAAAGCTCTACCTCTGTGGATACTACAAGGGGGCCG GCCGTCATGAGATCATCACCAAGGAGATTTTGGAACTGGACCCCGCGGACAATGTGTGGACGGTGGTGGAGAGACGAGCAGCCATGCACGACAGCTATGATGTCTGTCTGGTGGCTAACCTCAATCCTCGAAACCTCTTCACACCCTAA
- the LOC120804318 gene encoding solute carrier family 26 member 6-like has translation MDKGERDCSSGEYFVQREVLDELRLDEVAQKGTWSTKPTLGERVKESLRCSVPRLRHSVLSWVPVLGWLPGYSIRENAIGDLISGLSVGIMHLPQGMAYALLASLRPVFGLYTSLYPVLVYFIFGTSRHNSIGTFAVISIMIGSVTERLAPDSNFIVNGTNGTESVNIDARDAFRVQIACSLTVLAGIFQFLLGVVRFGFVVTYLSEPLVRGYTTGSACHVCVSQLKYLFGVKLSRFTGPLSLIYTLVEICRLLPQTKVPELVVSLVALAVLIVVKEINTCYRQKLPLPIPIELIVIVAATIITHFCGLTSKYSIDVVGEIPSGLKAPRAPDTTLFSEVIGDAFAVAIVSYAITISLGKTFALKHGYNVDSNQELVALGLSNTVGGFFQCYSVTSSLSRSLVQESTGGKTQVAGVISSIIVLITVLKIGALFEDLPKAVLSTIVFVNLKGMFKQFMDVPMLWKTNKVDLLVWLVTLISTILLNLDLGLAVSIGFSMLTFIFRTQLPRYSILGHVPGTDLYLETDTYKEAKEIPGIKIFRSSTTIYYTNAEMYLEALQEKSGIEIGKLLTAKKTRDAELKRKQEKEKKKAKKEAKKQNKAVSHLSNGTFSLKESEMNEGQVFAGLRVQGQGNGATLSPTETSTNSLSKGQVNWAYQHDTTMLDSDSDTGCQGDDSINQVSHHGDEEKGRACGSGTHSIILDISTTSFVDTVAVNTLKNVFRDFGAIDLDIYLAGCQACVVEQLEIAGFFSESIRKSRLFVTVHDAVLHILKKRGQTDFILDVSCNTQM, from the exons ATGGACAAGGGAGAGAGGGACTGTTCCTCCGGGGAGTATTTTGTGCAGAGGGAGGTTCTGGATGAGTTGCGTCTGGATGAAGTGGCACAAAAAGGGACGTGGTCCACTAAACCAACCCTGGGTGAACGGGTGAAAGAGTCCCTGAG GTGTTCAGTGCCCAGGCTGAGGCACTCTGTGTTGAGCTGGGTGCCCGTTCTCGGCTGGTTGCCTGGCTACTCCATCAGAGAAAATGCCATAGGGGACCTGATCTCTGGCCTCAGTGTGGGCATCATGCATCTGCCGCAGG gcATGGCTTATGCTCTTCTGGCTTCCTTACGCCCTGTGTTTGGCCTGTACACATCCCTCTACCCGGTGCTGGTCTACTTCATCTTTGGTACTTCCAGACACAACTCCATAG GTACGTTTGCTGTGATCAGCATCATGATTGGGAGTGTGACGGAAAGGCTGGCACCCGACAGTAACTTTATTGTAAATGGCACCAATGGGACAGAAAGTGTGAACATCGATGCACGGGATGCCTTCAGAGTACAGATAGCATGTTCCCTCACAGTCTTGGCAGGAATCtttcag TTCCTGCTAGGTGTGGTGAGGTTTGGTTTCGTGGTCACCTACCTGTCTGAGCCGCTGGTTCGTGGCTACACTACAGGGTCAGCATGTCATGTATGTGTCTCACAGCTCAAGTACCTGTTTGGAGTGAAACTGTCTCGATTCACCGGTCCTCTCTCCCTTATCTAT ACTCTGGTGGAAATCTGCCGACTGCTGCCTCAGACTAAGGTGCCGGAGCTGGTGGTCAGCCTGGTGGCACTTGCTGTACTCATTGTAGTCAAAGAAATCAATACCTGCTACAGACAGAAGCTGCCTCTGCCCATCCCTATAGAACTCATAGTT ATTGTAGCAGCAACAATCATCACCCACTTCTGTGGACTTACGAGTAAATACAGCATTGATGTGGTTGGAGAGATACCCAGTGG GCTCAAGGCCCCTCGAGCTCCAGATACCACTTTGTTCTCAGAGGTGATAGGTGATGCTTTTGCCGTGGCCATTGTGAGCTATGCCATCACCATTTCCCTTGGCAAAACATTTGCCCTCAAACATGGCTACAACGTGGACAGCAACCAG GAGCTGGTTGCTCTGGGTCTTAGTAACACCGTTGGTGGCTTTTTCCAGTGTTACTCAGTGACATCCTCATTGTCTCGCAGCCTTGTCCAGGAGAGCACAGGGGGCAAGACACAA gtTGCGGGAGTGATTTCGTCTATCATTGTGCTGATCACAGTTTTGAAAATAGGTGCTCTCTTTGAAGATCTCCCCAAG GCTGTCTTATCTACAATAGTGTTTGTGAATTTGAAAGGAATGTTTAAGCAGTTCATGGACGTGCCTATGCTGTGGAAGACCAACAAGGTTGATCTG CTGGTGTGGCTGGTAACATTAATAAGCACCATCCTGCTCAACCTGGACCTGGGTCTGGCTGTTTCCATTGGCTTTTCCATgctcactttcattttcagaacACAACT ACCCCGTTACTCTATCTTGGGCCATGTGCCAGGCACTGACTTGTATCTGGAAACAGACACCTACAAGGAG GCTAAAGAGATTCCAGGAATTAAAATCTTCCGTTCATCTACAACTATCTACTACACAAATGCTGAGATGTACTTGGAGGCCCTGCAAGAGAAG AGCGGAATTGAAATCGGGAAGCTGCTGACGGCAAAGAAGACACGAGACGCGGAGCTGAAGCGtaaacaagagaaagagaaaaagaaagcgaAAAAGGAGGCAAAGAAACAA AACAAAGCAGTCAGCCACCTGTCCAATGGCACATTCTCTTTGAAGGAGTCAGAGATGAATGAGGGACAAGTCTTTGCTGGACTGAGGGTACAGGGTCAAGGGAATGGTGCAACCTTAAGCCCGACAGAGACCTCTACAAATAGCCTTAGTAAAGGACAAGTAAACTGGGCTTACCAACATGACACAACCATGCTGGACTCAGATTCAGATACGGGTTGCCAAGGTGATGACAGCATCAACCAGGTATCTCACCATGGTGATGAGGAGAAGGGAAGGGCCTGCGGATCAGGCACGCACAGCATAATCCTGGACATTTCAACAACCAGCTTTGTGGACACAGTTGCTGTGAATACattgaaaaat GTTTTCAGGGACTTTGGGGCGATTGATTTGGACATCTATCTAGCAGGCTGCCAAG CCTGTGTTGTGGAGCAGCTGGAGATTGCAGGTTTCTTCTCAGAGTCCATCAGAAAGAGCAGGTTGTTTGTCACAGTTCATGATGCAGTGCTTCATATTCTCAAGAAACGGGGGCAGACAGACTTCATACTT GATGTTTCCTGCAACACCCAGATGTAA
- the si:ch211-117c9.5 gene encoding sodium- and chloride-dependent creatine transporter 1 yields the protein MSPELEENSQGEISLPQLEAGTLSEEEGGGSARPLVPVPGAGPGCGEGGGAGPPQTPDGAAAGTGNGAVAVPVVERETWTRQMDFIMSCVGFAVGLGNVWRFPYLCYKNGGGVFLIPYLLIVFIGGIPVFFLEIALGQFMKQGGVSAWNIAPLFKGLGLASMVIVFFCNTYYIMILVWGLYFLFHSFTNPLPWATCGHPWNTPNCTQDFRRTCHNRSAAQPALPSSAATPSNLLSSTSPLNLSSAQLLFNGSCMEAEGMRSPVIEFWERKVLRLSGGLHEPGDISYEMVLCLIATWVIVYFCMWKGVKSTGKVVYFTALFPYLVLIVLLAHGVTLPGALDGIVYYLKPDWSKLGEAQVWIDAGTQIFFSYAIGLGALTALGSYNRFHNNCYQDAFVLALINSGTSFFAGFVVFSVLGFMAAEQDVDISKVAESGPGLAFIAYPKAVTLMPLAPLWAALFFFMLLILGLDSQFVGVEGLITGIMDMLPPKSVLGSLRREVVAAICCVICFLIDMSMVTEGGMYVFQLFDYYSASGITLLWQAFWECVVIAWVYGADRFMDDVARMIGYQPLPYMKWCWSYITPFVCVAVFLFHVVNYKPLTYNTVYTYPLWGEALGWALALSSMLCIPLTVLYKLLRCKGSLRERWQHLTTPVWGRHHLEYLAPESEAKLLPPAGTKSTLLFESVI from the exons ATGTCACCTGAGTTGGAAGAGAACAGCCAAG GTGAAATCAGCCTCCCCCAGCTGGAGGCAGGGACCCTGTCCGAGGAGGAGGGCGGGGGGTCAGCTCGACCCCTGGTGCCTGTGCCTGGAGCGGGCCCAGGGTGTGGTGAGGGCGGAGGGGCTGGCCCACCGCAGACCCCGGACGGGGCTGCAGCCGGGACTGGAAATGGGGCAGTAGCAGTACcagtggtggagagagaaacCTGGACCAGGCAGATGGACTTCATCATGTCCTGCGTGGGTTTTGCTGTTGGCTTGGGAAACGTGTGGCGGTTCCCTTATCTCTGCTACAAGAACGGAGGAG GGGTTTTCCTGATCCCGTACTTACTGATTGTGTTCATCGGGGGCATCCCAGTCTTCTTCCTGGAGATTGCACTGGGACAGTTCATGAAGCAAGGAGGGGTCTCTGCCTGGAACATTGCACCCCTCTTCAAAG GTCTAGGCTTGGCCTCAATGGTGATTGTGTTCTTCTGTAACACCTACTACATCATGATTCTGGTGTGGGGCCTCTACTTTCTCTTCCACTCCTTCACCAACCCGCTGCCCTGGGCCACCTGTGGACATCCCTGGAACACCCCCAACTGTACACAGGACTTCCGGCGCACCTGCCACAACCGCAGTGCTGCCCAGCCGGCTCTGCCTTCGTCTGCTGCCACCCCCTCcaacctcctctcctctacgTCCCCGCTCAACCTGTCCTCAGCCCAGCTCCTCTTCAATGGCAGCTGCATGGAGGCTGAGGGCATGCGCTCCCCAGTCATCGAGTTCTGGGA GCGTAAAGTGCTCCGTCTGTCTGGTGGGCTGCACGAGCCTGGTGACATCAGCTACGAAATGGTGCTATGTCTCATAGCTACCTGGGTCATTGTTTACTTCTGCATGTGGAAAGGAGTTAAATCTACTGGCAAG GTTGTGTACTTCACTGCTCTGTTCCCCTACCTGGTTCTGATTGTTCTTCTGGCCCACGGAGTCACTTTACCTGGAGCTTTAGATGGGATTGTTTACTACCTGAAACCAGACTGGTCCAAACTTGGTGAAGCACAG GTGTGGATTGATGCAGGCACTCAGATTTTCTTCTCCTATGCCATTGGACTGGGTGCCCTGACTGCACTGGGCAGCTACAACCGCTTCCATAACAACTGTTACCA GGATGCATTCGTGCTGGCCCTCATTAACAGTGGAACCAGTTTCTTTGCAGGCTTTGTGGTGTTCTCTGTGCTGGGCTTCATGGCTGCTGAGCAAGACGTGGACATCAGTAAGGTAGCTGAGAGTG GTCCAGGCCTGGCTTTTATAGCCTACCCCAAGGCTGTGACTCTGATGCCTCTGGCGCCACTCTGGGCAGCACTTTTCTTCTTTATGTTGCTCATACTGGGCTTGGACAGCCAG tttgtagGGGTAGAGGGTTTGATAACGGGAATCATGGACATGCTACCCCCTAAATCTGTACTGGGCTCCCTGCGTCGAGAGGTGGTAGCGGCCATCTGCTGCGTCATCTGCTTCCTCATTGACATGTCCATGGTCACGGAG gGAGGGATGTACGTATTCCAGCTGTTTGACTACTACTCTGCCAGTGGCATCACTCTGCTGTGGCAGGCCTTCTGGGAATGTGTAGTGATTGCATGGGTCTATG GCGCAGACCGTTTCATGGACGATGTGGCTCGTATGATCGGCTATCAGCCCCTGCCCTACATGAAGTGGTGCTGGTCCTACATCAcaccttttgtgtgtgtg gcAGTGTTCCTGTTCCACGTGGTGAACTACAAGCCCCTGACCTACAACACAGTGTACACATACCCCCTGTGGGGTGAAGCGCTTGGCTGGGCATTAGCTCTGTCCTCCATGCTCTGTATCCCTCTCACTGTTCTCTACAAACTGCTGCGCTGCAAAGGATCTTTGCGGGAG CGGTGGCAGCACCTAACCACCCCGGTCTGGGGCAGACATCACCTGGAGTACCTGGCCCCGGAGAGCGAGGCCAAACTGCTGCCCCCTGCAGGAACCAAGAGCACGCTTCTCTTTGAGAGTGTCATCTGA